From the Bdellovibrio reynosensis genome, one window contains:
- a CDS encoding murein L,D-transpeptidase catalytic domain family protein, with product MQIEKNKSTLFSRFSTALLIASFLTLGACAGADEVRLPDELTDEPAAAPDNDTSTTPVAPVHTVPENQREAILKNYDYVDPTHIVPYKALSDALVYFHENKSKFTNQDYVSVINFAESSKNKRFFIINMKTGSVWAIRTSHGKGSDSDHDGYAEKFSNVSGSNASSLGFYKAAESYYGSNGLSLRMDGLSSTNSRARSRAIVIHGASYVREENVIQGRSWGCPAVSNSNRDAVVKFLKGGSLVYAVLDKGGTKRPEVQPSEPSVPSVPSTPTTPPDTSYKMLPLAWESPNYPERTKWSEFLMKDILESWPSLLNGANDMRDFCPRYNTLDNNQKANVWAQLFVAMAKYESAYSPVSRMHETTMGTDPVTKKPVYSEGLLQLSYQDIQWAPFCKFDWSKDKYLAAKDPKKTILDPYINLHCGVGIMALQVKNKRAIKVSSGTYWAVIKPGGRYQQISAITSMVKSLKICQ from the coding sequence TTAGTACCGCGCTTCTTATAGCTTCATTTTTGACTCTAGGTGCTTGCGCCGGAGCCGATGAAGTACGTCTTCCCGATGAACTCACTGATGAGCCCGCAGCAGCTCCGGATAACGATACATCTACTACACCAGTAGCTCCGGTTCACACGGTTCCAGAAAACCAAAGAGAGGCTATTCTTAAAAACTACGATTACGTAGATCCTACGCACATCGTGCCTTATAAAGCTTTGTCCGATGCCTTGGTTTACTTTCACGAAAATAAATCTAAGTTCACCAATCAAGACTATGTATCGGTCATCAACTTTGCAGAAAGTTCAAAAAACAAACGCTTCTTCATTATCAACATGAAAACAGGAAGCGTCTGGGCTATCCGTACGTCCCATGGAAAAGGTTCCGATTCTGATCACGATGGTTACGCAGAAAAGTTCAGTAACGTGTCTGGTTCTAATGCTTCTTCATTGGGCTTTTACAAAGCAGCTGAATCATATTATGGCTCAAACGGTCTTTCACTTCGAATGGACGGTCTTTCATCTACGAATTCACGTGCGCGCTCAAGAGCGATTGTGATCCACGGTGCTTCCTATGTTAGAGAAGAAAACGTGATTCAAGGTCGCAGCTGGGGTTGTCCCGCGGTATCAAACTCGAATCGTGATGCCGTTGTTAAGTTCCTTAAAGGCGGAAGCTTAGTTTACGCCGTTCTTGATAAAGGTGGAACGAAGCGTCCTGAGGTTCAACCATCAGAGCCTTCGGTTCCTTCTGTACCAAGTACTCCAACAACTCCGCCAGACACATCTTACAAGATGCTGCCTTTAGCTTGGGAATCACCAAATTATCCGGAACGCACAAAATGGTCTGAGTTCTTGATGAAGGACATCCTTGAAAGCTGGCCGTCATTATTGAACGGTGCCAATGATATGAGAGACTTCTGCCCTCGTTACAACACATTGGATAACAATCAAAAAGCAAATGTGTGGGCGCAGCTTTTCGTAGCCATGGCTAAGTATGAAAGTGCTTACAGCCCGGTTTCAAGAATGCATGAAACAACCATGGGAACAGATCCGGTAACAAAAAAGCCAGTGTACTCTGAAGGTTTGTTGCAACTTTCTTATCAAGATATCCAGTGGGCCCCGTTCTGTAAGTTTGACTGGAGCAAAGATAAATATCTTGCTGCAAAAGATCCTAAGAAAACAATCTTAGATCCTTACATCAATCTTCACTGCGGCGTTGGGATTATGGCTTTACAAGTTAAAAACAAAAGAGCCATCAAGGTTTCTAGCGGTACATACTGGGCTGTGATTAAGCCTGGGGGCCGTTACCAACAGATTTCTGCAATCACCTCAATGGTGAAGTCATTGAAGATCTGTCAGTAA